The following proteins come from a genomic window of Panicum hallii strain FIL2 chromosome 8, PHallii_v3.1, whole genome shotgun sequence:
- the LOC112903511 gene encoding uncharacterized protein At3g49140-like, whose amino-acid sequence MLPAAATAAAPDPSCSPFPSARRAPSLALARRRATASPGPSLRCQSLPSRCRCHAWWGNGRARRGGRVRHCRAVASAPDHMDELPARGRYHPFEDIPEAAKLDDGEPAHLTDAESARTIVEVNNKATVMISTLVGDGVHERIILPEFPYLTDENGDIYFEVDNEDALLESIMGEDKIAHVIIGLDNTQVFADLDLAAASATDFAQEDDDDDEDDDGSEDDEESDFDDDFNDVEGVFAVDDEDDDDGEDDEDDDLPSWSNLETVNSCHPLYFARMIVETATKSNIDWLDRPPASLVVEGQLRPAFAEESTMVAKHLSSDEAQKDKKESGATFFKVEVLSIELITAYGTEPKVKIEEYRKARPDIIAHSAPNIISRLRAGGDKIAQALKSLCWRCKAIQVEEAAVIGVDCLGFDLRVCSGTQVQTLRFAFPTKATSEFSAEKQIHELLFPRNTHQEGQSPQARHKS is encoded by the exons ATGCTGCCGGCGGCTGCCACCGCTGCAGCGCCGGacccctcgtgctcccccttcccctccgcccgccgcgctCCTAGCCTCGCCCTCGCGAGGAGGCGAGCCACCGCCAGCCCGGGTCCCTCGCTCCGGTGCCAGAGCCTCCCCTCCCGCTGCCGCTGCCACGCCTGGTGGGGCAATGGGCGCGCGCGCCGGGGCGGCCGCGTCCGCCATTGCCG GGCCGTCGCGTCGGCGCCGGACCACATGGACGAGCtgccggcgaggggccggtacCACCCGTTCGAGGACATTCCCGAGGCGGCGAAGCTGGACGACGGGGAGCCGGCCCACCTGACCGACGCCGAGTCTGCCCGCACAATCGTCGAG GTGAACAACAAGGCGACGGTGATGATCTCCACGCTCGTCGGCGACGGCGTCCACGAGCGGATCATCCTGCCGGAGTTCCCCTACCTCACCGACGAGAACGGAG ATATCTACTTCGAGGTCGACAACGAGGACGCGCTGCTGGAGAGCATCATGGGCGAGGACAAGATCGCG CATGTCATCATTGGGTTGGATAACACACAGGTCTTTGCCGACCTGGATCTTGCAGCGGCCTCCGCCACAGATTTTGCGCAagaagatgacgatgacgatgagGATGATGACGGCTCGGAGGACGATGAGGAAAGTGATTTTGACGATGACTTCAACGACGTG GAGGGTGTGTTTGCTGTTGATGATGAAGACGATGATGATGGTGAGGACGATGAAGATGACGATCTACCAAGCTGGTCCAACCTCGAGACCGTGAATTCGTGCCATCCATTGTACTTTGCAAGGATGATTGTAGAG ACTGCAACCAAGTCTAATATAGACTGGCTGGACCGGCCACCTGCAAGCCTTGTTGTTGAGGGTCAGCTGAGGCCTGCCTTTGCTGAAGAGAGCACCATGGTTGCCAAGCATTTATCAA GTGATGAGGCACAGAAAGATAAAAAGGAGAGCGGTGCCACCTTCTTCAAGGTTGAGGTCCTCAGCATTGAGTTGATCACGGCATATGGAACCGAG CCAAAGGTAAAGATCGAAGAATACCGCAAAGCTAGGCCAGACATCATTGCGCATTCCGCACCGAACATAATATCGCGCCTGAGAGCTGGTGGAGACAAGATCGCACAGGCTCTGAAATCGCTATGCTGGAGGTGCAAGGCCATTCAAGTAGAG GAAGCAGCGGTGATTGGAGTGGACTGCCTTGGATTTGACTTGAGAGTGTGTTCAGGAACTCAAGTTCAGACATTGAGATTTGCTTTCCCAACAAAG GCCACTTCAGAATTCAGCGCAGAGAAACAAATACATGAGCTTCTGTTTCCTAGGAATACACATCAAGAAGGGCAATCGCCACAGGCTCGACATAAATCTTGA
- the LOC112903512 gene encoding protein AUXIN RESPONSE 4 has translation MPAADPPAAADAASDEGAPARAPTPRPPPRPLSLASALPFWFYLAAAVSLVALLLPRISPGSSSPAPLPPLLRGHLASGSVLKLDPAPGLFAVTSRPGGGGPAPRVLILPGLAAGSFSFRRVLSSLSSRGVLSAALDLPGQGLSPAPPAAPAPARTSVLREIMDRGVFHAFEHLVQTGEVPYQEEPAAPPAPSPHAPAEAAAAVARAVEALGVAPVHLVLHDSALAAGAAFASANPGAVRSMTLIDATVALPAFPAAVFDVPVLGRLVLRVPALFRGLVRLCCARGLGAEEAEAHRAAMQGEGRTQGVIEAWKAMNHSFQLGEWRGSSDEVRRLPMMVLWSGSWSDMWIDEGKKVVAALPDAKFVYHSGGRWPQEDVSEEISGLIADFVTSSEEASGGRIE, from the exons ATGCCGGCGGCCgatccccccgccgccgcggacgCGGCGTCCGATGAAGGCGCGCCTGCCCGCGCACCCACGCCGCGgcctccgccccgccccctCTCGCTCGCCTCCGCCCTCCCCTTCTGGttctacctcgccgccgccgtctccctcgtcgcgctcctcctcccccgcatcTCCCCTGGCTCCTCCTCTCCCGCGCCTCTCCCACCCCTCCTCCGCGGGCACCTCGCCTCCGGCAGCGTCCTCAAGCTCGATCCAGCCCCCGGCCTCTTCGCCGTGACCTCccgccccggcggcggcggccccgcgCCCCGCGTCCTCATCCTCCCGGGCCTCGCCGCGGGATCCTTCTCCTTCCGCCGCGTCCTCTCCTCGCTCTCCTCCCGCGGCGTCCTCTCCGCGGCGCTCGACCTCCCCGGCCAGGGCctctccccagcgccgcccgccgcgcccgcgcccgcgcggaCGAGcgttctccgggagatcatggacCGCGGCGTCTTCCACGCCTTCGAGCACCTCGTCCAGACCGGCGAGGTCCCGTACCAAGAGGAACCGGCTGCCCCGCCGGCGCCGTCCCCGCACGCGCCCGCCGAGGCGGCTGCAGCCGTCGCCCGAGCCGTGGAGGCTCTCGGCGTGGCTCCCGTCCACCTTGTGCTCCACGACTCCGCGCTCGCGGCCGGGGCCGCGTTCGCGTCGGCCAATCCGGGAGCCGTCCGGAGCATGACGCTGATCGACGCCACCGTGGCCCTGCCGGCGTTTCCGGCTGCGGTGTTCGATGTGCCCGTGCTTGGTAGACTTGTGCTGCGTGTGCCGGCGCTGTTCCGTGGTTTGGTGCGGCTGTGCTGCGCGCGGGGGTTGGGGGCCGAGGAGGCGGAGGCACACCGGGCGGCGATGCAGGGGGAGGGGAGGACACAAGGGGTGATTGAGGCTTGGAAGGCGATGAATCACAGCTTTCAGCTGGGGGAATGGAGGGGTTCTTCAGACGAGGTGAGACGGCTGCCGATGATGGTGCTATGGTCAGGTTCTTGGTCAGATATGTGGATTGATGAGGGGAAGAAAGTGGTTGCTGCATTGCCGGATGCCAAATTTGTCTACCATTCGGGTGGCCGATGGCCTCAG GAGGATGTCTCGGAGGAAATATCAGGGCTGATAGCAGATTTTGTGACCTCTTCTGAAGAAGCATCAGGTGGTCGAATCGAGTAG
- the LOC112902469 gene encoding uncharacterized protein At1g10890, with protein sequence MPRDLSRSRSPPRRRRRSPSPARYHGRRGRRDRSPSPVRSRSPYRPAYRRRSPSHSPRRRKSRSPSPRRRKSRSPSQKRYGRKRSPSVTSSPITASQSSHLGLAENKNATDKQRLEEEKKRRQKEVELRLLEEETAKRVEQAIRKKVEESLNCEEIKHEIQRRIEEGRKRIFEEVAIQIEKEKEAALNEARQKAEREKQEREEQEKKLEEERKKAEEALMKEAMEQQQKELERYQELERLQKEREEAMKRKQMEEEQHRQNQMKLLGKNKSRPKLSFALGMK encoded by the exons ATGCCGCGCGACTTGTCGCGgtcgcggtcgccgccgcgccggcgccggcggtcgCCGTCCCCCGCGCGGTACCACGGCCGGAGGGGGCGCAGGGACCGAAGCCCGAGCCCCGTCCGTAGCAGATCCCCCTATCGCCCCGCGTATAG AAGGAGGAGCCCTTCACATTCCCCAAGAAGGCGCAAGAGCCGTTCTCCGTCTCCTAGGAGGCGCAAGAGTCGGTCTCCATCACAAAAGCGTTACGGAAGAAAGAGAAGTCCGAGTGTCACTAGCTCTCCAATCACCGCATCTCAAAGTTCCCACCTTGGGTTGGCGGAGAATAAGAATGCTACTGATAAGCAAAGgctagaagaagaaaagaaaag GCGACAAAAAGAAGTTGAACTGAGACTATTAGAGGAGGAAACGGCAAAAAGAGTTGAGCAGGCTATTAGGAAAAAAGTTGAGGAGAGTTTGAATTGTGAGGAAATTAAGCATGAAATACAACGGCGAATTGAGGAAGGGCGAAAAAGGATATTTGAGGAGGTAGCGATCCAGATTGAGAAAGAAAAGGAGGCAGCTTTAAATGAAGCCAGGCAGAAAGCG GAACGAGAAAAACAGGAGCGGGAGGAGCAAGAGAAGAAGCTTGAAGAAGAACGAAAGAAAGCCGAAGAGGCATTGATGAAAGAAGCGATGGAACAGCAGCAGAAAGAGCTAGAGCGGTATCAGGAGCTAGAGAGGCTTcagaaagaaagggaggaggcCATGAAGCGGAAACAGATGGAGGAAGAGCAGCACAGGCAGAACCAGATGAAGCTGCTGGGCAAGAACAAGTCGCGGCCAAAGCTGTCGTTCGCTCTTGGAATGAAGTAG